A single Fusobacterium hominis DNA region contains:
- a CDS encoding transketolase family protein, which yields MSKKSTRQAYGEALVELGKINKDVVVIDADLSGSTKTSMFKKEFPERHFNVGIAEADLIGTAAGFATCGKVVFASTFAMFAAGRAFEQIRNTVAYPKLNVKIAPTHAGISVGEDGGSHQSVEDIALMRSIPGMVVLSPADAVETKKMIFAAAEYNGPVYIRMGRLDINTILPEDYDFQIGIANTLRDGNDVTIAATGLMVERALEAAQTLEKEGISVRVINVGTIKPLDGETILKAAKETKFIITAEEHSVIGGLGSAVSEFLSEVHPTKVKKLGIYDKFGQSGKGEELLEKYDLTAAKLVQMVKENM from the coding sequence ATGAGTAAAAAATCTACAAGACAAGCTTATGGAGAAGCATTAGTAGAATTAGGAAAAATAAATAAAGATGTAGTGGTAATAGATGCTGACTTATCAGGATCTACTAAAACTTCTATGTTCAAAAAAGAATTTCCTGAAAGACACTTCAACGTAGGAATTGCTGAAGCAGATTTAATAGGAACAGCTGCAGGATTTGCAACTTGTGGAAAAGTAGTTTTTGCTTCAACATTTGCTATGTTTGCAGCAGGAAGAGCTTTTGAACAAATTAGAAATACAGTAGCATACCCAAAATTAAATGTTAAAATAGCTCCAACACATGCTGGAATTTCAGTAGGTGAAGATGGAGGATCACACCAATCAGTAGAGGATATTGCTTTAATGAGATCTATTCCTGGAATGGTAGTTTTATCTCCAGCAGATGCTGTTGAAACTAAAAAAATGATATTTGCTGCTGCAGAATATAATGGACCAGTATATATAAGAATGGGAAGACTTGATATAAATACAATTTTACCAGAAGATTATGATTTCCAAATAGGAATTGCAAATACATTAAGAGATGGTAATGATGTAACAATAGCAGCAACAGGACTTATGGTTGAAAGAGCTTTAGAAGCTGCACAAACTCTTGAAAAAGAAGGAATATCAGTAAGAGTAATCAACGTAGGAACAATAAAGCCTCTAGATGGTGAAACTATATTAAAAGCTGCAAAAGAAACTAAGTTTATAATCACTGCAGAAGAACATTCAGTAATTGGTGGACTTGGATCTGCTGTATCAGAATTTTTATCAGAAGTACATCCAACAAAAGTTAAAAAACTTGGAATATATGATAAGTTCGGTCAAAGTGGAAAAGGTGAGGAATTACTAGAAAAATATGATTTAACAGCTGCAAAATTAGTGCAAATGGTTAAAGAAAATATGTAA